A region of Streptomyces sp. R44 DNA encodes the following proteins:
- the pstC gene encoding phosphate ABC transporter permease subunit PstC: MATTTPDIQRSRRAKSATRPGDRIFSGLSRGSGITLLVIMAAIAVFLTYRAVLAISEDSTNFFTTFEWNPANNPPVFGIAVLAFGTLVSSVIAMLIAVPVAIGIALFISHYAPRKLAKPLAYVVDLLAAVPSIIYGLWGAIFLVPYLDGLNKWLDQYLGWTYIFDKSSDGVARNLFTVGILLAIMILPIITNVTREVFLQVPKMHEEAALALGATRWEVIRMSVLPFGRSGIISASMLGLGRALGETMAVAVVLSPSFVLSGHLLDPGGGTFAQNIAAKFNEANEFGRDALIASGLVLFVITLLVNGAARWIIGRRKEYSGAAA; this comes from the coding sequence ATGGCTACCACCACACCTGACATACAGAGGAGCCGGCGCGCCAAGAGCGCGACCCGCCCCGGGGACCGCATCTTCAGCGGCCTGTCCCGCGGCTCCGGCATCACCCTCCTCGTGATCATGGCCGCGATCGCGGTCTTCCTCACCTACCGTGCCGTCCTCGCCATCTCGGAGGACAGCACGAACTTCTTCACCACCTTCGAGTGGAACCCGGCGAACAACCCGCCCGTCTTCGGCATCGCGGTCCTCGCCTTCGGCACCCTCGTCTCCTCGGTCATCGCGATGCTCATCGCCGTGCCCGTCGCGATCGGGATCGCCCTCTTCATCTCGCACTACGCCCCGCGCAAGCTGGCCAAGCCGCTCGCGTACGTCGTCGACCTGCTCGCCGCCGTGCCCAGCATCATCTACGGCCTCTGGGGCGCGATCTTCCTCGTCCCGTACCTGGACGGCCTCAACAAGTGGCTCGACCAGTACCTGGGCTGGACGTACATCTTCGACAAGTCCAGCGACGGCGTCGCCCGCAACCTCTTCACCGTGGGCATCCTGCTGGCGATCATGATCCTTCCGATCATCACCAACGTGACCCGCGAGGTCTTCCTCCAGGTCCCGAAGATGCACGAGGAAGCCGCCCTCGCCCTCGGCGCCACGCGCTGGGAGGTCATCCGCATGTCGGTGCTGCCCTTCGGCCGCTCCGGCATCATCTCCGCCTCCATGCTGGGCCTCGGCCGCGCACTCGGCGAGACGATGGCCGTCGCCGTCGTCCTCTCCCCCAGCTTCGTCCTCTCGGGCCACCTGCTCGACCCGGGCGGCGGCACCTTCGCGCAGAACATCGCCGCCAAGTTCAACGAGGCCAACGAGTTCGGCCGCGACGCCCTGATCGCCTCCGGTCTCGTCCTCTTCGTCATCACCCTGCTGGTCAACGGCGCCGCCCGCTGGATCATCGGCCGCCGCAAGGAGTACTCGGGGGCCGCGGCATGA
- a CDS encoding NUDIX hydrolase, translated as MTTPILAAGCVLWRPAISGQGIEIALVHRPKWDDWSHPKGKRKRGETAEACALREVLEETGRRCELGPRLPTAHYWVAGRPKEVEYWSARALDGGFVPTKEIDALLWLPPTAARHRLTQLRDRTLLDAAVSTTHH; from the coding sequence ATGACCACCCCCATCCTGGCCGCGGGCTGCGTCCTGTGGCGCCCGGCGATTTCCGGACAGGGCATCGAGATCGCCCTGGTCCACCGGCCGAAGTGGGACGACTGGTCGCACCCGAAGGGCAAGCGGAAGCGCGGCGAGACGGCGGAGGCGTGCGCGCTGCGCGAGGTCCTGGAGGAGACGGGCCGCCGCTGCGAACTCGGCCCCCGCCTGCCGACGGCCCACTACTGGGTGGCGGGGCGCCCCAAGGAGGTCGAGTACTGGTCGGCCCGGGCCCTGGACGGCGGCTTCGTCCCGACGAAGGAGATCGACGCGCTGCTCTGGCTCCCGCCGACGGCGGCCCGCCACCGCCTCACCCAACTCCGAGACCGCACCCTCCTGGACGCGGCAGTGTCCACAACCCACCACTGA
- a CDS encoding RNA degradosome polyphosphate kinase — MSQQPAEVPVRSSATPSVPSSAASSFGSITAHRAHVANGAVVTDIEADLDADPDTFEDDGALGDELPQGRFLDRERSWLAFNERVLELAEDPTTPLLERANFLAIFASNLDEFFMVRVAGLKRRIATGVATRSASGLQPREVLDLIWTRSRELMARHAACYQQDVAPALADEGIHLIRWPELTEKEQARLFTLFRQQIFPVLTPLAVDPAHPFPYISGLSLNLAVVVRNPVSGHRHFARVKVPPLLSRFLEASPQRYVPLEDVIAAHLEELFPGMEVLAHHMFRVTRNEDLEVEEDDAENLLQALEKELMRRRFGPPVRLEVEESIDPYVLDLLVRELKISDAEVYPLPGPLDLTGLFGIAGQDRPELKYPKFVAGTHRDLAEVESASAPDIFAALRERDVLLHHPYDSFSTSVQAFLEQAAADPDVLAIKQTLYRTSGDSPIVDALIDAAESGKQVLVLVEIKARFDEQANIKWARKLEESGCHVVYGLVGLKTHCKLSLVVRQEGELLRRYSHVGTGNYHPKTARLYEDLGLLTADPQVGADLSDLFNRLSGYSRRETYRRLLTAPKSLRDGLVSRITKEIAHHKAGRPAYVRIKVNSMVDEAIIDACYQASRAGVPVDIWVRGICAVRPGVTGLSENIRVRSILGRFLEHSRVFAFGNGGEPEVWLGSADMMHRNLDRRIEALVRVSDPAHRAALTRLLETGMSDTTSSWHLGPDGNWTRHATDPEGRPLRHVQEMLIDARRRRRAQP; from the coding sequence ATGAGCCAGCAGCCCGCCGAGGTCCCGGTCCGGTCCTCCGCCACGCCGTCCGTCCCGTCGTCCGCAGCGTCCTCGTTCGGTTCCATAACCGCGCACCGCGCGCACGTGGCGAACGGGGCCGTCGTCACCGACATCGAGGCCGACCTCGACGCGGATCCCGACACCTTCGAGGACGACGGCGCGCTCGGCGACGAGCTGCCGCAGGGGCGTTTCCTCGACCGTGAACGCAGCTGGCTCGCGTTCAACGAGCGGGTCCTCGAACTCGCCGAGGACCCGACGACCCCCCTCCTCGAACGGGCGAACTTCCTCGCGATCTTCGCCTCGAACCTCGACGAGTTCTTCATGGTCCGGGTCGCGGGACTCAAGCGCCGCATCGCCACCGGCGTCGCCACCCGCTCCGCCTCCGGCCTCCAGCCCCGCGAGGTCCTCGACCTCATCTGGACGCGCTCGCGCGAGCTCATGGCCCGGCACGCCGCCTGCTACCAGCAGGACGTGGCCCCGGCCCTCGCCGACGAGGGAATCCACCTGATCCGCTGGCCCGAGCTCACCGAGAAGGAGCAGGCCCGGCTCTTCACCCTCTTCCGGCAGCAGATCTTCCCGGTCCTCACCCCGCTGGCCGTGGACCCCGCGCACCCCTTCCCGTACATCTCCGGCCTGAGCCTCAACCTCGCCGTGGTCGTACGCAACCCGGTCAGCGGCCACCGCCACTTCGCGCGCGTGAAGGTGCCGCCGCTGCTCTCCCGCTTCCTGGAGGCCTCCCCGCAGCGATACGTCCCCCTGGAGGACGTCATCGCGGCGCATCTGGAGGAGCTGTTCCCCGGCATGGAGGTGCTCGCGCACCACATGTTCCGGGTGACCAGGAACGAGGACCTGGAGGTCGAGGAGGACGACGCGGAGAACCTGCTGCAGGCCCTGGAGAAGGAGCTCATGCGGCGCCGCTTCGGTCCGCCGGTGCGCCTGGAGGTCGAGGAGTCCATCGACCCGTACGTCCTCGACCTGCTGGTGCGCGAGCTGAAGATCTCCGACGCCGAGGTGTACCCGCTGCCCGGCCCGCTCGACCTCACCGGCCTCTTCGGGATCGCCGGGCAGGACCGGCCCGAGCTGAAGTACCCGAAGTTCGTCGCCGGCACCCACCGCGACCTCGCCGAGGTCGAGTCGGCGTCCGCGCCCGACATCTTCGCCGCGCTGCGCGAGCGGGACGTGCTCCTGCACCACCCGTACGACTCCTTCTCCACCTCCGTCCAGGCCTTCCTGGAGCAGGCGGCGGCCGACCCGGACGTCCTCGCGATCAAGCAGACGCTCTACCGGACCTCCGGCGACTCCCCGATAGTCGACGCCCTCATCGACGCCGCCGAGTCCGGCAAGCAGGTCCTCGTCCTCGTCGAGATCAAGGCCCGCTTCGACGAGCAGGCCAACATCAAGTGGGCGCGGAAGCTGGAGGAGTCCGGCTGCCACGTCGTGTACGGCCTCGTCGGCCTCAAGACCCACTGCAAGCTGTCGCTCGTCGTACGCCAGGAAGGCGAGCTCCTCCGCCGCTACTCGCACGTCGGCACCGGCAACTACCACCCGAAGACGGCCCGGCTCTACGAGGACCTGGGCCTGCTCACCGCCGACCCGCAGGTCGGCGCGGACCTCTCCGACCTGTTCAACCGGCTCTCCGGCTACTCTCGCCGCGAGACGTACCGCCGCCTGCTCACCGCCCCGAAGTCGCTGCGCGACGGCCTGGTCTCCCGGATCACCAAGGAGATCGCGCACCACAAGGCCGGCCGGCCCGCGTACGTCCGCATCAAGGTCAACTCGATGGTCGACGAAGCGATCATCGACGCCTGCTACCAGGCCTCGCGGGCCGGCGTCCCGGTCGACATCTGGGTCCGCGGCATCTGCGCCGTGCGCCCGGGGGTCACCGGCCTCTCGGAGAACATCCGGGTCCGCTCCATCCTCGGCCGCTTCCTGGAGCACTCCCGGGTCTTCGCCTTCGGCAACGGCGGCGAACCCGAGGTCTGGCTCGGCAGCGCCGACATGATGCACCGCAACCTGGACCGCCGGATCGAGGCCCTCGTACGGGTCTCCGACCCGGCGCACCGGGCCGCCCTCACCCGGCTCCTGGAGACCGGGATGTCCGACACCACCTCCTCCTGGCACCTCGGCCCCGACGGGAACTGGACGCGGCACGCGACCGACCCCGAGGGACGGCCCCTGCGGCACGTCCAGGAGATGCTCATCGACGCGCGGAGGCGCCGGCGTGCACAACCCTGA
- a CDS encoding CHAD domain-containing protein, with the protein MHNPDHSQDVTAGEVLAPYLHARAADFLRGLRLHSESGSDTAGAEEAARTLRGAARRISGTLHTFRPLLDTAWADQLRTELAWLSGTLALEQACTSRLVRLVDALSRLSNSAGPVPAARGTEGSTGLTVGAARAGALLERQLTLARTRAHSASLQALGSARFHAVADAVALLASEVPLGPAGAAPAVEVVDAPAELAERRLLDAVAALPLTRAAHPYNADALALAAAESQDAPWHQTRLLLRLHRYATEALHTGGEPDSVLYEASSALDRHRDAAEAAAAAAAAARTPRIAPATAYALGVLHADQRHEVEAARFAFQRAWRRTTAPVP; encoded by the coding sequence GTGCACAACCCTGACCACTCGCAGGACGTCACGGCGGGCGAGGTCCTGGCCCCCTACCTGCACGCCCGGGCCGCGGACTTCCTCCGCGGCCTGCGGCTGCACAGCGAGAGCGGCTCCGACACGGCCGGCGCGGAGGAGGCCGCCCGTACGCTGCGGGGCGCGGCCCGCCGGATCAGCGGCACCCTCCACACCTTCCGGCCGCTGCTCGACACGGCCTGGGCGGACCAGCTGCGCACGGAGCTCGCGTGGCTCTCGGGGACACTCGCCCTGGAACAGGCCTGTACGTCCCGGCTCGTCCGCCTGGTGGACGCCCTGTCCCGCCTGTCGAACAGCGCCGGTCCGGTCCCGGCGGCCAGGGGTACGGAGGGCAGCACGGGCCTCACGGTGGGCGCGGCCCGGGCGGGCGCCCTGCTCGAACGCCAGCTGACCCTGGCCCGTACGCGCGCCCACTCGGCCTCCCTCCAGGCGCTCGGCTCGGCCCGCTTCCACGCGGTCGCGGACGCCGTCGCGCTGCTCGCCTCCGAGGTGCCGCTCGGGCCGGCGGGCGCGGCCCCGGCCGTCGAGGTCGTCGACGCCCCCGCCGAACTCGCCGAGCGGCGCCTCCTCGACGCGGTGGCGGCACTGCCCCTCACGCGGGCGGCCCACCCGTACAACGCGGACGCCCTCGCGCTCGCCGCCGCCGAGAGCCAGGACGCGCCCTGGCACCAGACACGGCTCCTGCTGCGCCTGCACCGGTACGCCACGGAGGCCCTGCACACGGGCGGCGAACCCGACTCGGTGCTGTACGAGGCGTCGAGCGCCCTCGACCGGCACCGCGACGCGGCGGAAGCGGCCGCCGCCGCCGCTGCCGCCGCCCGTACGCCCCGCATCGCCCCGGCGACGGCCTACGCCCTGGGCGTACTGCACGCCGACCAACGCCACGAGGTGGAGGCGGCGCGCTTCGCCTTCCAGCGCGCGTGGCGGCGAACGACGGCCCCGGTCCCATGA
- a CDS encoding ABC transporter ATP-binding protein, with the protein MTDPVIEAVGLGMHYRGRRGGWALRGCDFALPAGRVCALVGPNGAGKSTLLALAAGLLRPAEGTIQAPAREHLAYVAQDKPLHPRLGVADTLRMGRELNPGRWDEAAARRVLADTLDPRALVRELSGGQRTRVALALALGKRPELLLLDEPMADLDPLARHQLMGLLMAEAAEHGTTVVMSSHILAELEGACDHLLLLHGGRIRLDGSVEELLAAHTLLTGPIADLAPHTVVESRTTGRQLTALVRHEGPVEGPWNTAEPSLEDLLLAHLRTTEAATRVATEAVTEGAPA; encoded by the coding sequence ATGACCGACCCGGTCATCGAGGCCGTAGGCCTCGGCATGCACTACCGAGGGCGACGCGGGGGCTGGGCCCTGCGGGGGTGCGACTTCGCCCTCCCCGCCGGCCGGGTCTGCGCCCTCGTCGGCCCCAACGGCGCGGGCAAGTCCACCCTCCTCGCCCTCGCCGCCGGCCTGCTCCGCCCCGCCGAGGGCACGATCCAGGCCCCGGCCCGCGAGCACCTCGCCTATGTCGCCCAGGACAAGCCGCTCCACCCCAGGCTCGGCGTCGCCGACACCCTCCGCATGGGCCGCGAGCTCAACCCGGGCCGCTGGGACGAGGCCGCCGCCCGGCGGGTGCTCGCCGACACCCTCGATCCCCGCGCCCTCGTACGGGAACTCTCCGGCGGGCAGCGCACCCGCGTCGCCCTCGCGCTCGCCCTCGGCAAGCGGCCCGAACTGCTGCTCCTCGACGAGCCGATGGCCGATCTCGACCCGCTCGCCCGCCACCAGCTGATGGGCCTGCTCATGGCCGAGGCCGCCGAACACGGCACCACCGTCGTCATGTCCTCGCACATCCTCGCCGAGCTGGAGGGCGCCTGCGACCACCTCCTCCTGCTCCACGGCGGCAGGATCCGCCTCGACGGCTCCGTCGAGGAACTCCTCGCCGCGCACACCCTGCTCACCGGCCCGATCGCCGACCTCGCCCCGCACACGGTCGTCGAGTCCCGCACGACGGGCCGTCAGCTCACCGCCCTGGTCCGCCACGAGGGCCCCGTCGAAGGCCCCTGGAACACCGCGGAACCCTCCCTGGAGGACCTCCTCCTCGCACACCTGCGCACCACCGAAGCCGCCACCCGAGTCGCCACCGAAGCCGTCACCGAAGGAGCCCCGGCATGA
- a CDS encoding anion permease has protein sequence MDTFALIVTIGVALGFTYTNGFHDSANAIATSVSTRALTPRAALAMAAVMNLAGAFLGSGVAHTVSKGLIETPTGNSGMGILFAALLGAIVWNLVTWYFGLPSSSSHALFGGMVGAALAGGTQVIWSGVLEKIVIPMFLSPIVGLIAGYLVMTAILWMFRKANPHKAKRGFRIAQTVSAAGMALGHGLQDAQKTMGIVVMALVIGDVQSADAPIPVWVKIACAVMLSLGTYAGGWRIMRTLGRKIIELDPPQGFAAETTGASIMFLTAFVFKAPISTTHVITSAIMGVGATKRVNAVRWGVAKNIVLGWFITMPAAGIVAALSYYVIKLLFG, from the coding sequence GTGGACACCTTCGCTCTGATCGTGACCATCGGTGTCGCGCTCGGCTTCACGTATACGAACGGCTTCCACGATTCCGCCAACGCCATCGCCACCTCGGTGTCGACCCGGGCGCTGACCCCCCGGGCGGCGCTGGCGATGGCGGCGGTCATGAACCTCGCCGGCGCCTTCCTCGGCAGTGGCGTCGCGCACACCGTCAGCAAGGGTCTGATCGAGACCCCGACGGGCAACTCGGGGATGGGCATCCTCTTCGCCGCGCTGCTCGGCGCGATCGTCTGGAACCTGGTCACCTGGTACTTCGGTCTTCCCTCGTCCTCCTCGCACGCCCTGTTCGGCGGCATGGTGGGCGCGGCGCTCGCGGGTGGCACGCAGGTCATCTGGTCGGGTGTCCTGGAGAAGATCGTCATCCCGATGTTCCTCTCGCCGATCGTCGGTCTCATCGCCGGTTACCTGGTGATGACCGCGATCCTGTGGATGTTCCGCAAGGCGAACCCGCACAAGGCCAAGCGCGGCTTCCGTATCGCCCAGACCGTCTCGGCGGCCGGCATGGCGCTCGGCCACGGCCTCCAGGACGCCCAGAAGACCATGGGCATCGTGGTGATGGCCCTGGTCATCGGCGACGTGCAGAGCGCGGACGCGCCGATCCCGGTGTGGGTGAAGATCGCCTGCGCCGTGATGCTCTCGCTCGGTACGTACGCGGGCGGCTGGCGCATCATGCGGACCCTCGGCCGCAAGATCATCGAGCTGGACCCGCCGCAGGGCTTCGCGGCGGAGACGACCGGCGCGTCGATCATGTTCCTGACGGCGTTCGTCTTCAAGGCGCCGATCTCGACGACGCACGTCATCACCTCCGCGATCATGGGCGTCGGCGCGACGAAGCGGGTCAACGCGGTCCGCTGGGGTGTCGCGAAGAACATCGTCCTGGGCTGGTTCATCACCATGCCGGCGGCGGGAATCGTCGCCGCGCTGAGCTACTACGTGATCAAGCTGCTCTTCGGCTGA
- the pstS gene encoding phosphate ABC transporter substrate-binding protein PstS translates to MKLSRKNGLRASAIGALVVSGALVLSACGSDNNTETPTKDGGTKTSAAASNIACDGAKGQLLAAGSSAQKNAMDLWVKNFQAACSGVEVNYQAIGSGGGITKFNQGQVTFAGSDSALKDEEVAESQKICKGGKGVNLPMVGGPIAIGYKLDGVDNLVLDAPTLAKIFDTKITKWNDPAIAKLNPGAKLPDTTIQAFHRSDESGTTQNLGKYLSATAKADWKYDPKTKSWPAPGGQAANGSSGVATAVKDAEGSIGYFELSYATANKISTVSINTGAAAPVAATTENASKAIAAAKVKGTGSDLALSLDYTTKAEGAYPLTLVTYEIACDKGNKADTLPTLKAFLTYTASEEGQKVLSDAGYAPLPAEIAAKVRAIVPTLS, encoded by the coding sequence GTGAAGCTTTCGCGTAAGAACGGGCTTCGCGCCTCCGCGATCGGTGCCCTCGTCGTCTCCGGTGCGCTCGTCCTCTCGGCGTGTGGCTCGGACAACAACACGGAGACCCCGACCAAGGACGGCGGCACCAAGACCTCCGCCGCCGCGTCGAACATCGCGTGCGACGGCGCCAAGGGCCAGCTCCTGGCCGCCGGCTCCAGCGCCCAGAAGAACGCGATGGACCTGTGGGTCAAGAACTTCCAGGCAGCGTGCTCCGGCGTCGAGGTCAACTACCAGGCCATCGGCTCCGGCGGCGGCATCACCAAGTTCAACCAGGGCCAGGTGACCTTCGCCGGCTCCGACTCCGCCCTCAAGGACGAAGAGGTCGCCGAGTCGCAGAAGATCTGCAAGGGCGGCAAGGGCGTCAACCTGCCCATGGTCGGCGGCCCGATCGCCATCGGCTATAAGCTGGACGGTGTGGACAACCTGGTCCTGGACGCCCCCACGCTGGCCAAGATCTTCGACACGAAGATCACCAAGTGGAACGACCCGGCCATCGCCAAGCTGAACCCGGGCGCCAAGCTCCCCGACACCACGATCCAGGCCTTCCACCGCTCCGACGAGTCGGGCACCACGCAGAACCTGGGCAAGTACCTCTCGGCCACCGCGAAGGCCGACTGGAAGTACGACCCGAAGACGAAGTCGTGGCCCGCCCCGGGCGGCCAGGCCGCCAACGGCTCCTCCGGTGTCGCCACCGCCGTCAAGGACGCCGAGGGCTCCATCGGCTACTTCGAGCTCTCGTACGCGACGGCCAACAAGATCTCCACGGTCAGCATCAACACCGGTGCCGCCGCCCCGGTCGCCGCCACCACCGAGAACGCCTCGAAGGCCATCGCCGCCGCCAAGGTCAAGGGCACCGGCAGCGACCTGGCTCTCTCCCTCGACTACACCACCAAGGCCGAGGGTGCCTACCCGCTGACCCTGGTCACGTACGAGATCGCCTGCGACAAGGGCAACAAGGCGGACACCCTGCCGACCCTGAAGGCCTTCCTCACCTACACCGCCAGCGAGGAGGGCCAGAAGGTCCTCTCCGACGCCGGCTACGCCCCGCTCCCGGCCGAGATCGCGGCCAAGGTCCGCGCGATCGTCCCCACCCTGTCCTGA
- a CDS encoding ABC transporter permease subunit — MSALALKGPYWVTARQYRRTLWPAAAAVGVSLVVIGGLRIWDLTKDTELPDRWGRGYDLLRAAMQQFSQGMLVLPLLVGAFVAGPLIAREFESGTYRLSLTQSVTPTAWLRAKLLTATAASLATTLALTAVYLIGWQRVSGTYGLHWAQRGPYEATGTVLTSYVLLAVAVGALVGQLVRRTLVAMAATGGAVGLVLLVLGSFRWDFLPTWTITGPAHQNVHALQQPGSGLPVEQGLITTDGRRLPEYYCYGSDVPGGGCRPDEAISAQYLDYHPFAHFWPTQLIETGIVLALAALAALAAFRVLRTRHP, encoded by the coding sequence ATGAGCGCCCTCGCCCTGAAGGGCCCCTACTGGGTCACGGCCCGCCAGTACCGGCGGACGCTGTGGCCGGCGGCCGCGGCGGTCGGCGTGTCCCTGGTGGTGATCGGAGGGCTGCGGATCTGGGACCTGACCAAGGACACCGAACTCCCCGACCGATGGGGCCGGGGCTACGACCTGCTGCGCGCCGCCATGCAGCAGTTCTCCCAGGGCATGCTCGTGCTGCCCCTGCTCGTCGGGGCCTTCGTCGCGGGCCCGTTGATCGCCCGCGAGTTCGAGTCGGGGACGTACAGGCTGTCCCTCACCCAGTCGGTCACCCCCACCGCCTGGCTCCGCGCCAAGCTCCTCACCGCGACCGCCGCCTCCCTCGCGACCACCCTCGCCCTCACGGCGGTCTACCTGATCGGCTGGCAGCGGGTCTCCGGCACCTACGGCCTCCACTGGGCCCAGCGCGGCCCGTACGAGGCCACCGGCACCGTCCTCACCTCGTACGTCCTGCTCGCGGTCGCCGTCGGCGCCCTCGTCGGCCAACTGGTCCGCCGCACCCTGGTGGCCATGGCCGCCACCGGCGGAGCGGTCGGCCTGGTCCTGCTCGTCCTCGGCTCCTTCCGCTGGGACTTCCTGCCGACATGGACGATCACCGGCCCGGCGCACCAGAACGTCCACGCCCTCCAGCAGCCCGGGAGCGGTCTGCCCGTGGAGCAGGGGCTGATCACGACGGACGGCCGGCGGCTTCCCGAGTACTACTGCTACGGCTCGGACGTCCCCGGCGGCGGCTGCCGCCCCGACGAGGCGATCAGCGCCCAGTACCTCGACTACCACCCCTTCGCCCACTTCTGGCCCACGCAGCTCATCGAGACCGGCATCGTCCTCGCCCTCGCCGCCCTCGCGGCCCTCGCCGCCTTCCGGGTCCTGCGCACCCGGCATCCGTAG
- the pstA gene encoding phosphate ABC transporter permease PstA, with product MSHAIQDRPVAAAPRRAPLSHARLPRWTPAAIAAGSIAGGIGIGLGAGWHSKVQWGLLAALLFVLVTFAVTTKVEGRRQAKDRVATSLVWVCFVLAVIPLLSLAWVTISKGMDALSPYFLTHSMNGVLDAEEGGGVYHALLGTIEQVGIATVIAAPIGLLTAVYLVEYGGGSKLAKAVTFFVDVMTGIPSIVAGLFILATWNLMLGFGPSGFAGAMALAILMVPVVVRSTEEMLKLVPNELREASLALGIPKWRTILKVVLPTAIGGITTGVMLAVARITGETAPVLLLVFGTKLINPNPFEGAQSSLPLYVYEQYAVGTDAAVARAWAAALVLIAFVMILNLVARGIARWKAPKTGR from the coding sequence ATGAGCCACGCCATACAGGACCGTCCGGTCGCGGCCGCCCCGCGCCGCGCACCCCTCTCGCACGCCCGGCTCCCGCGCTGGACCCCGGCCGCCATCGCCGCCGGCTCGATCGCCGGAGGCATCGGCATCGGCCTCGGCGCCGGCTGGCACAGCAAGGTCCAGTGGGGCCTGCTCGCCGCGCTGCTCTTCGTCCTCGTCACCTTCGCCGTGACCACCAAGGTCGAAGGCCGCCGCCAGGCCAAGGACCGCGTCGCCACCAGCCTCGTCTGGGTCTGCTTCGTCCTCGCCGTCATCCCGCTGCTCTCCCTCGCCTGGGTCACGATCAGCAAGGGCATGGACGCCCTCAGCCCGTACTTCCTGACCCACTCGATGAACGGCGTCCTCGACGCCGAAGAGGGCGGCGGCGTCTACCACGCGCTGCTCGGCACCATCGAGCAGGTCGGCATCGCGACCGTGATCGCCGCGCCGATCGGCCTCCTGACCGCCGTCTACCTCGTCGAGTACGGCGGCGGCAGCAAGCTCGCCAAGGCGGTCACCTTCTTCGTCGACGTCATGACGGGCATCCCGTCGATCGTCGCCGGCCTCTTCATCCTCGCCACCTGGAACCTGATGCTGGGCTTCGGCCCCTCCGGTTTCGCCGGCGCGATGGCCCTCGCCATCCTGATGGTGCCGGTCGTGGTCCGCTCCACCGAGGAGATGCTCAAGCTCGTCCCGAACGAGCTCCGCGAGGCCTCCCTCGCCCTCGGCATCCCCAAGTGGCGCACCATCCTGAAGGTGGTCCTGCCCACCGCGATCGGCGGCATCACCACGGGCGTCATGCTCGCGGTCGCCCGCATCACCGGTGAGACGGCCCCGGTCCTGCTCCTCGTGTTCGGTACGAAGCTCATCAACCCGAACCCCTTCGAAGGCGCCCAGTCCTCCCTGCCGCTCTACGTGTACGAGCAGTACGCGGTCGGCACCGACGCCGCCGTGGCCCGCGCCTGGGCCGCCGCGCTCGTCCTGATCGCCTTCGTCATGATCCTCAACCTGGTGGCCCGCGGCATCGCCCGCTGGAAGGCCCCGAAGACCGGCCGCTGA
- the pstB gene encoding phosphate ABC transporter ATP-binding protein PstB, whose product MAKRIDVSGLSAYYGAHKAIDDISMTVEPRSVTAFIGPSGCGKSTFLRTLNRMHEVTPGGRVEGKVMLDDENLYGANVDPVAVRRTVGMVFQRPNPFPTMSIFDNVAAGLRLNGSYKKSQLNDIVERSLKGANLWNEVKDRLNKPGSGLSGGQQQRLCIARAIAVEPDVLLMDEPCSALDPISTLAIEDLIGELKERFTIVIVTHNMQQAARVSDRTAFFNLAAVGQPGKLIELDDTERIFSNPSVQATEDYISGRFG is encoded by the coding sequence ATGGCCAAGCGAATCGACGTCAGCGGCCTCTCCGCCTACTACGGCGCCCACAAGGCGATCGACGACATCTCGATGACCGTCGAGCCCCGCTCCGTGACGGCCTTCATCGGCCCGTCCGGCTGCGGCAAGTCCACCTTCCTGCGCACCCTGAACCGCATGCACGAGGTCACCCCCGGCGGCCGCGTCGAGGGCAAGGTGATGCTGGACGACGAGAACCTGTACGGAGCGAACGTCGACCCCGTCGCCGTGCGCCGCACCGTCGGCATGGTCTTCCAGCGCCCCAACCCCTTCCCCACCATGTCGATCTTCGACAACGTGGCGGCGGGCCTGCGCCTCAACGGCTCGTACAAGAAGTCCCAGCTCAACGACATCGTCGAGCGGTCCCTCAAGGGCGCCAACCTCTGGAACGAGGTCAAGGACCGCCTCAACAAGCCGGGCTCCGGCCTCTCCGGCGGCCAGCAGCAGCGACTGTGCATCGCCCGCGCGATCGCCGTCGAGCCCGACGTCCTCCTCATGGACGAGCCCTGCTCCGCCCTCGACCCGATCTCCACCCTCGCCATCGAGGACCTGATCGGCGAGCTGAAGGAGCGCTTCACCATCGTCATCGTGACGCACAACATGCAGCAGGCCGCCCGCGTCTCGGACCGCACGGCCTTCTTCAACCTGGCGGCCGTCGGCCAGCCGGGCAAGCTGATCGAGCTGGACGACACCGAGCGCATCTTCTCCAACCCGAGCGTCCAGGCGACCGAGGACTACATCTCCGGCCGCTTCGGATAA